The genomic DNA CGGTAATATTTACCCAGGTGTTGTTTAACAATGGTGGAGCGTACAATAACTCGAATGGAATCTTTACTGCCCCGGCGACTGGAATTTTTCAGTTCAATAGCCATCTTTGTGTAGAAAATAATGGAAAGGATAAGAATTATGCACTTGCAGCTGAAGGGAAGAAATTAGTAAGCGGAGAATTCAGAACATCGTTGAACGATTCGAAATACTACGTTACGGACGTGAAATGTACATCATTTGGAGTTACCGCTTACCTACGTCAAGAGGAAAGGATTTTCATTCAAgcctcgtttttattacaaaatgatgATGGCATGAATACCTTTTCCGGTGTTCTTATCCACAAGCAGTAGAACCAacatatatatcaaaacaaaatactgtACAGAAGagcgttttgtttattttttacagtAAACCTGACTTATCCGGCATCTGATTTTAAAGGAAACCTGTCTTATCCGGTACAGTCCTTTGGTCCAAAAATTCACTATATAATCAATATAAACAAAACCTGATTTGTATAGTTATTTTATATTAAGATCGCTTATCTCTGCACTGACTCACATTTAGCAGAAAAGTATGTTAATATGACACGTTTTCAGAAACTAAACAATTTGCAATtcaatttgtctttttttaactATAACTTGCCAATTTGTAAGTCGCTCCCTTTACGATATGTGAATTTGGTTGCATTGTTTGATTTGCTCAGTGTTTCGAGATTCATACCTGTCTGTTTAATTATCCATATACGACAATATGGTTTGCTTGTGACTGCTGATTTTTGTATTATGTTCTGTTATatctacatgtattaaaaataaaGCGCTATCGTATTAatacatgtttcaaaatatatagatatttaataTGGCTGCTAAAAAGTGTTAGTCTTCTTACTCAACCTTCTGTTAAGGTATGTAGGGTTTTCTAGATTTTATACACGAACATTTGTGTGATTTACATATCGTGCCTTTTGTTACCACAGGTGTTAGGAATTAACTgatatttacactgtcctgtgactttggaagaTAGtagggggtaagagtgaggtttatTGCATACCAATAAACTCTCGAGTGGTGTTTTACCAAGACTGTTCCAAGGCTAAGACCTTCTGTGTGttcatgtatttgttttgtaattgctTGTTTTACTTTGTCGTATGTTTTTGTATAAAAGCAAATCATTTACATATCCATGCATATACTGCTGTAAAGTTTCTGTTCGGGTAAGCTTCGTAGCTATTCGTTTTTGACCTCTTTCCTTGGTTTTCGATTTTCGCTTTATAATTTATTGTCACACCCCGTGGCATACTTGTAACTTTATTTTCGTGTCATATAGATTTAAATAACGACCAAAGTCATAGTTTTACGTAGACAATCTAGTAGATTGAAGTAAGCTAGACAAAGACCTACTTCTATTTGAATATACTATATAAAGTTTAATTGAGATGCATACTAACTTGCTACATACCAATATTTATTTAGAGCATTGATTTCTCAGAAATATACGTCGCGTTATTTGATTATTAAACAAATTACAACATATTTTCTTAATTgcacaaataataaacaaactaCAACTAAATCTTCGTCAATAAATCAAATGTATCGcttaaaatgatattatatattacatCACAGTGCGAATTTTATGAAGCAATGAAACAGAAGGGTATCTACCTAATAGAACAGCGATATAGGGCTATTCGGAAAATAATCCTCACTTTCTTCCTGCGTTGCCGTTTATTTCGCTAAGGAGCTTAGAATGACTGTCTGAATGAAACTCCATTATCCAGACGGacaaacattaaaaacaacactTAATGCAAGTATGGGTAACTCAAGAAGTTAATTTATTTACAAGAGCATTCTTTTTACAACATAGAACTCAACTAGGCAAACagtagcagactcgttttgaGTCTTTTCTAAACATATGATTGGAATAAAAACAGAAAAGTTCTTAAAGTAAAGGACAAAGTCGTTATAAACATTCTCCAAGAACacacttgaaaaaaataaagaaaataagattGATCTGAATAATTCGGCGGTTTTCTGGAGTACTTCTtcatttattaaagtttttcattaaatacacagtaaaatagaaaaaaaacgaaaatgttgcaggctcggtttgattgagcctgttcatggacggtagttgaaatgcatgctaccgtccacgccctctagccccgagttgagcagaactcaacatttacacatgctacaagtacaaaactcaatttagaaacatccgcaaattattcatacggcggtgcacatggaaccttcaatttTATATTAGCGTGtatttccatgaaaagcggcgtatggtccccagttaaaataatggggttgccctaaacgagaaatcaatgggcagaactaaacaaactagaatttagaaagggaatctgaggttatggagcctgcatatcacaggaactgacaaaagaaaataatacagTAATACTCGTGTATCCATTTATTTTCATCCGCCAAATTGTTATTTTATACACTGATAGATCTACAGTCTAAGAATAAGAGCACCGGAAAAGGTATTGGagttatttacattttgaaataaatttgtcgCTTCTATTTGGACTTTTTCATCTTGTCGCACGTGAACAGCAGCACCAAATGATGTGCACTTCCGGTCTGTGTCATTTGAAGATACCTTATATCCTCCACTTATCAAAGTCTGTCCTTCAACTATAAGCTTATACAACATGTCCTTCCCACTGTTCCCACAAACATGACCATTGAACTGATATATTCCAGTCGTCGGCGCCGTAAATATGCCGGTGGCATTGTTATATGCCCCGCCGTCGTTCAGCAATATCTGAGTGAATACTATTGTTCTTAACAAACTGCTATCCAAAACTGAAGTTTTGTTTGCATTAAATGCGACCGATTCTTCTGAAAAcataagaatatttatttcaaatatgcatTTTGATCGTTATTGTGTACTAAATAATTTCTAGAGAAAGTTTGGATTGTAAAACTCTCTATTTCAATTGCTAAAGAACAACATTTAGTCATCGCAGGCATATCTTAACAAAACTAATCTTAAACTCAAAAACGACTAAAACATCAAAGTATAATGATCTGTTTGTAGTGCTAAAAATAATTTCTCAGTGAAATGATGCAATTTTTATTGCATAAACTACTATTTTTACTCTGTGTTTTGTAGACGGTGCTCTTCTCTGACCTATGCCTTGAGTATTTCTTTACATCATTATAAAATCTATCTATCAGAgctatttatttcagtctcatcaagCAAATTATATTAGAACATACCTTTACATTTTTCCCTACTGCATGGTTGTACTTGCAACGAATCGCCATTGCAGTATCGCCCTAGAAATGAAGGACTTGGATTTGAACATGTTCTTGATCTAGAATGGAATCCACCACCACATGTCACGCTACAGCTGTCCCAGGATCCCCACACAGACCAACCACCATCTGTAAGGTACTTCATATATAATCAAATCAGTTGAAACATAGAACGTAACCAAGGATACTATATTGTGTGGAAATACTACTTAAACCAAGCGAATTAAGAAGTGGGTATAAAATAACTTGTTATATCTACATGAAGTATAAAATTCAAATTTGGGTTCGTTATATTTACTCAGACTAAGGTTATCGATCAGAAAGTATAACAAACATGTGCAGTTCGTTTTagttttcagttattttgttaggtttcaaacatatcaatattttaaaagctttcGAAGGTAGAAGAAAGCATCCAGTTGGTTTAAAGAagctcggtggttctacccaggtacccacccATGCCTGAATCAATGCTTGGAGGGCCCCTTGGGCCCATCAATAGTTTAACAAGTTGCCATATAACCTAAATTGTGCCGGTGTGACAGTCAAAACAACTGAAGACCAGTACTTTCATTTCTGCTTGCTCCTATGCAGTATATATAAACTTGTGAAAGtactgaaatacatttaaatgaaaatatataatggCAAAATATTGTAAGATAAACAGTCAAGAAGAAATCATAAATATGGGAATGTTTTAAGTAAGGATACATTTAACTCGATATATTATCAATAGCGCTTCGTTTTATATTTGGTCTAAGTGACTAATTtcagatttatattttttgtatgtttgGAGGAGTGAAAATACCTTTGCATGCTCTGCGGCCACATATTTCTACTTGTGTCTTATCGCCTTCGCAGTACTGGCCGAAAAGAACAGATCTTTGAATCTTGCAATTTCTTGACCTTGACCGAAGTCCGCCGCCGCAAGAAACACTACAGTTACTCCAGGCTCCCAAAACCGACCAACTTCCATCTGTAACGTACGCAAGTAAAAGGTTACTACGAAGCACTTtgaaaaattcagttttaatCGTATTATGAAttgtaatataatgataattaacaGGTAATGCTTGATATACACTATTCGCATAACTTATTAAATGAAACAAAGTACATACTAGAGCATGGTTCATGTAAACATAATCTGTATTCGTTGTTTGCACCAATGCATAGGCTTATGGCATATCCGTCAACTGAATTTGAACATCTGCGATACCGACGTTGCATTCCTACGTCACAGGTAACTGTGCATGCCTCCCATGGTTCCCAGCTGTACCATACACCGGGTTCAGctgcatataaatatatttgaagtatttaaatGCAGATATAAGGGTAACAGAAAGTTCAAATTATCAATCTTGCAAATCTGATGAACTATCAATATGAGGATGTTCCACGTTTTTATTCTCTTTCCATTGGATGTTTATTTCTGTATACTCTTACGTGTACTTcactttctgttgtttttgtaTTAAGCAGTTTATCTTACCTCATGAGCAATTAAGTGCAAAATcacgaaaagaaaacaaataagagATTTTTGAAATCTTCCTCAATTTGATTTTCTCTATTCTGTAGAacggaaattaaattaaaaacatatttgtttcaGTGCAATACAGGAAAATAATGCTTCTATACCTAAGTGTAATCATGGGCTACTATTTGTTTGCTTTTATTGCCTGTCATTTTTATCTTTTCGTGTTAACTTGTGATTGAATTTAGATAAACCACATAGGGTAAAGGTCAAGATAACTAGCCACAATTAAATGACGTCTGTGATAATAATTTTGACATTAAACCATATTTTATTTGTTACTACAGTAACAACTGAATCTAATTTATTATTAATCATATGTAATACCAATATTACACAAATTTGCCTGTTAGGTTAGATCCATTATGAGAATTTATAGACCTATGGAAAGTGATAGTAACTAGTGGAAAAAATCCTCATATTGACTAAATCTGAACGGTAACTCTTGTTTCATTACTAAATTCAACAACTCGCATGCCATCTGTAAAACTAATTATCAAATGCCAAAACATAAGCAGAGTACATAATACAGTCACTGCTGAGTCATACCCTGTATAGCTCGTGAGAATTTTCGCACATGATATAAAAAAATGTGCTTTTGACACTAACCACGAGCAAGTTTGAAGTTTTAGACCAGTCAAAACGCTTACAAACTTTTAACATAAATGTATGAGATTCTTAGAGTCAAGCAGaacttcctttttttttatttacaaacatacCTTTTTGTTCTTCTGTAACAACAAATGTTAAAGCGAAAATGCTGATCCCGACAGAACTGAGTGTCAGAAAAAGTTGCACACACGTAACaagttttatactttttatattacaAGAAACACTGTTCACTTTTTCATTATCACTGATGTGCTTATCATCACTCTCACTTTCACCTCTGACTTTAGACGCTGCTTCATTTAACACTATATCTTCATAATGTCCCCCGTTGGTGATAGTACACGTGCTTTGTCTGTCATCATGTGATCCAGCGTGCAGTAAGTTGCTGTAGTGTGCACTATTTCTACTATCGGCTAAATTTACGTAATTGAAGGTCTCCTTGTCGCGTTCTGAATCTGGTGGATGCGAAACATGTCCACTTGTCTGCTTTAACTccattatattacaaataaaggTATACAAAGCATTGCTAAtctaaagaaaaatgaaatatcaataaCTTCCGGGCTTTTTGTTGAAACTTTGAGAATAGCTAGTGCCCAGGTAGTTAAAATCGGGGTTTCTGACCAAATATCAATTTTATACTGCTTTATAAATACACTTTCGGTAGCACTTACagttttgatttattatattattgatcTTATTTTCCTAAacgatattaaaatatttaagaccGTTGCGCATTTTTTTATTTCGAGAGAGAGAGATAATAAGATTATgagattatataaataaaataaatcaagatAAAACGTTTAAAGACGTGGTCATATATTTCTTGCTTCAATTTTGATAGTCGTCATAGATGCGCGTGCAGTTCTTTTCTCTTTTGAATGCATGAAAGTACACTGTATTGTTTTTATCTTACAATGGTAAGactaagaatgaaaaaaaaacatttaaaaatggatCCGACCATGTAACGCCAACGTTATTTCAAACCAGTTACATTAAatcaacaaaatgtatttatgttcTCCGTATTCCACTAAAAGCAAACGTTAAAGTAATTGAATTTGAATACATTCGAagattagtaaaaaaaaaatctagtaaTTAACTATATCTAATCTATATCATgagttataaaatattgtattatgttgaaatgttAACCATCATTCTGGCAATATTACAGTTATGGAATTTCTCACAGTTAGAGCTTCTTTTACAAACAATGATAGTttcacaagaatatttttatcaGTTGATCTTAACAATTGTAATTATAATCAGACGGACGGATGAAGCATAAGTTACTTATATAAGAAGAGCATTAAAATAAGGGAATATAAAGGTTGCCCCTGCCAATGTACGTGTTTGTCAAGATAAATAACCGCGATTACGACCAACGTGTCGTAAGCAGGAGCCAATTCTCTACCTTAAAGGTAAAAACGCTGCCAAAGGTAAAAGCCATGCTTAGATATCAAAAAATTAATGCTATTTTGTTGTCCACTGTATAACTTGTTTTGCATTCATGAAAATTCAAACTATTTAGCACAGACCTTCATCATAACAAAACAACGTGCCTTTTgcagatcacacttagaggtcagataACATCCTACAACTTTCTTGACCGGTGTATATGTTTTGTATGAATAGATATAGCTTGACATTTAGGTTCACTATAACAAGTCGTACATCGTGCAAAAACTACacccctagctcgaaggtcaaggtcacaattagaggacACATCTTATACTACTTTTAATGTTCAATGTATAACTTCTGTATGCATAGAAGGGCATTCAAGTAATAAAAACTTTCATCGTAACAAGACGATGTGTCACATTTAAGACCGAGGCCTTTGGTTAAAAATGTCATGGTCATATAACATACACTTTTATAGGTCATTCTTTTGCGGGCCACATGACCTATAAGAACTCTTGCTCTTTTGACCTAACATCTCGTAGCGAAGGTGCCCGTGTCCTGTGGACAGCATAACATGTGTTTCGCATCTTTCACAGAACAAGTCTATAAATAATTGCAACGTAACAAAATATATAGTAATGAATTATGTTAATTTACAGTATCTTACATTTATACAATGACTGTAGGAACATTACATTTATTAACTAACCCTGCATGTCATATCAATATAAAGTTAGGTCCATTGCTTCACACGCTTTATTGACTAATGAAACgcgaaaatactttttttcatattttatttgccCAAAAGACTTAAAACTTTACAAAGTTAATATCTGAAATTTAGAAAACGTTTGTTTTTGGACTTTGAATAACTGTAACAGTAATTTAGAAACACGAATATAattgtatattatgataaaaaaaaactatttcagcTTTGAAATTGTCTATTTCCCTCACATGGACGGAGTTGTCCTTGGAGCAAGGGAGTCTATAAACCATATGGACGGAGTTGTCCTTGGAGCAAGGGAGTCTATAAACCACATGGACAGAGTTGTCCTTGGAGCCAGGGAGTCTATAAACCACATGGACGGAGTTGTCCTTGGAGCAAGGGAGTCTATAAACCACATGGACGGAGTTGTCCTTGGAGCAAGGGAGTCTATAAACCACATGGACGGAGTTGTCCTTGAAGCCAGGGAGTCTATAAACCACATGGACGGAGTTGTCCTTGGAGCCAGGGAGTCTATAAACCACATGGACGGAGTTGTCCTTGGAGCAAGGGAGTCTATAAACCATAACTTATTCGTCTTGCAACGGCATGTTCGAAATTAGAggattttaattacaaaaatctttttatcacaaaaatgtttttacaacagAGTTACTACCTTTTTACAACCTACTAAAggctttcaatatattttatcacaAATCGTCGAgactttttcataaatttaacaCAAATCTAAAAACACTTCTTAAATTTGGTCTTAGAaggatgtagtttataaattatgGAAAGTCTGAATATTTGTAAAAGCTGATAGAGAAATGCAAATATCGTGAGGTTTAATGCATGTTTGCTGATTTCCCCTCTACATGTAGTCGCTATTCCTATTTTCGTCGTTTTCCTATTCGACGGTGTAATGACTACTCGAAAGTTACAATccgtgatgcttttctcctaaatcctaccaAAAAGGAAGAAGAGAGTGGTTTTTGTCTAGGTGTGCCCATTAttgatttaacatttattttagtgGTACAGTGTACCTGTTTTAGTGTACTTGTATAATATATGGGTATTGGAATATGGCAAAGTCAGTTTCTTTTTAAGTATGTAAAGTCTATTGTAATTCTATCTTAAGAATGGCTATGTACAATGTACACGCGtagctcgcgagcaattgcgagtgcgtagctcgccttacggcaatgtgtaggcgaatataacaaaggtgtgccgaataaggcaaagtgatgtagctgaaaattTTTCGTCGACGTCTGAGCGCCGCCATTTTTTTCTACTCCGTCAAAGTCGgggacttttttttatttttttttttttatttttaaatttcatatttgagttacaatctctatatTCATTAAGGtgtctttatttttcaaaaagttatgttatagaaataatttcaattttgcttcaagtttcaagtttattttgagGTCAAGGCGCTTATGGGcatctgacataaacataaaaaacaatGCAACATACAGCAACATGGCATATGAAACAAGATGTCATTATTGTGAACAGTGTACAAGGAGGATGAGAAAttttattaaggtagtggacccggaATCACAACTGGTAAACTATAAACCCTCTAAATAATCTACAAGCCCGAGAAAAACAAGCAACACTCGGTTATTACCCAGTTTGATTACGGATCCATCACCCCAACACTAGCAAATTATCTAAGACTAGAcatcatattttacagaaaaactgCCAATTTAAGTAAAGTCGAGGATGAGAAATGTTATTAAGGTAGTGGGCCCGGAAACACAATTGGCAAACTGTAAACTCTCTAAATAATCTGCAACCCAAATAATGCCGAGCCACTTAAGAACAAGCAAACACTCGGTTATTACCAAGTTTGATTACGGGCCCGTCACCTCTAAACTAGcaaattatctaaaacaaaacattatgtttttACAAAAGACTGCCAATTTAAGTAAAGTCATTCTATCTTCGCAATTCATAAGATTGGAGAATTTAAAAGCATTAGGACGTTTAAAGTAGTAgtcatcaatatatttttttctaacattattAAAGAATGTACAATtaaagaggtaatgaaattcaTCGCCTAACAGGTTATTATCACATAATTGACAGATTCTTTGTTCTCTAGCAATATTGTAAAATAGACgtaacaaaactgaaataaatttagaagCATATAAAGCTgcaagaaaagtttttaaaactcaGTGTGATAATAAGAAGAAGGCATTTTTAGCCAATGAACTAGACGagttaatttataaaacaaaagatGCAAAATCATTTTGGAAAAAGTTGAAACAAATGACAGCATCTGGATCTCGACAAGAAAATACCATAACAGCAGAGCAATGGACacagcattttgaaaatttatttacagTAGAAGAGAACAATCTAGAAATTATTGATCGGCGgcagaaaaatgatgaaatacaatttataaatgaaGATGCA from Mercenaria mercenaria strain notata chromosome 11, MADL_Memer_1, whole genome shotgun sequence includes the following:
- the LOC123532065 gene encoding uncharacterized protein LOC123532065, with product MELKQTSGHVSHPPDSERDKETFNYVNLADSRNSAHYSNLLHAGSHDDRQSTCTITNGGHYEDIVLNEAASKVRGESESDDKHISDNEKVNSVSCNIKSIKLVTCVQLFLTLSSVGISIFALTFVVTEEQKAEPGVWYSWEPWEACTVTCDVGMQRRYRRCSNSVDGYAISLCIGANNEYRLCLHEPCSNGSWSVLGAWSNCSVSCGGGLRSRSRNCKIQRSVLFGQYCEGDKTQVEICGRRACKDGGWSVWGSWDSCSVTCGGGFHSRSRTCSNPSPSFLGRYCNGDSLQVQPCSREKCKEESVAFNANKTSVLDSSLLRTIVFTQILLNDGGAYNNATGIFTAPTTGIYQFNGHVCGNSGKDMLYKLIVEGQTLISGGYKVSSNDTDRKCTSFGAAVHVRQDEKVQIEATNLFQNVNNSNTFSGALILRL